The following proteins are encoded in a genomic region of Tigriopus californicus strain San Diego chromosome 6, Tcal_SD_v2.1, whole genome shotgun sequence:
- the LOC131881859 gene encoding uncharacterized protein LOC131881859 has protein sequence MASIELSDKQRDRLGLEASASLLRDILIGNTSKIPIDMERQRHSLHGVPEHWYHNLPEKSREYSEPYSENECDKSLPEHSHYCDGYIHVGKDFMEKRQRERGTLDDVKGPSNRQQFLSIPPLSFSTPPPKRKGQSGGGGAPYYVGDTIGHGGAKCGRRDERGDLSLSPVRNGTNASSKAANFPPGLAPNAGRELVVGLGRPDSVTNNSNNNDNNNGGSGPAKGSKTFFHVGGPIPRQHPCCQCECHSSSEHHRSNHKHRILRRRSTSRQGRSSSAAALVTSKKSAEDAGDANLTGLQRPGMPTTSHEASNSAAQRRSVSASNGATAPTNNHLNPYYDHNHHHYHHHHHHHHHPTVAQKDGQFSKTSRSGGEQAKVPELQSLQLVDPKLDSHGQNNENNSKLDKIVPEHQACLNRHLGESSLDGESPGKYEAVKRRNKVGRSPTQKLLNRSAMVLDNPRSPVWNGVSGVPGLGVSIPQRPRSACEFDQEVEWYSAPAKFELLNAARKFAEKAVNKTKKKTSLTTDTNSLNPHESSSASHPPNWAPHSLQSISHLKLGLPRIKSSGESSRSSDGSQTYYGGSHEPPPAHKPNPSANLKSKKASFRAPSNETGLRDKKHPPSSHLSSHRPLHHSVSQAVQKSQHPSLNYTKSLAVPASEVHGERRHKQVPPHVPLKRTQQRKTVHRDHFEGDDQRARPLSQSNLERLNEHKRLSLNNRQHSSDVGFMQSEPYNPISLPLYGNEIPRAPIPIPVSRNNSSSSSSSSSSTSSSSSEDEEGSSIVHYEVLEGRGGKISADHESLESLEKPHFVISDPRRPSMLSHPSANANHERSPVMDSSFGSGGGHDSTFDSVELPPLLARSAQHYKVLNDRDGDYSYAYDCSLSPAFLIRYNEDRAPSRRNSDGENIYEEILEVKKLIADQFSKKRVESDEKLSGGSASSTKSSVNADSGVGLNPRKFSNDTLDFGPRNNSGRRHISRYSHDSSDSFGVSDSSDDNPLKSMESVDHHAWMKPSNHHPLIQSTSRSFPTRNRSQEALHRQRQSLVHGSPSPNGDKDSGIQDIEAQDKKSSISKIKGLKFGFGQTRSKTSINLLGPAHSRLAMSKRSESIDNRIQDLKNEGVNATNKNSFIKRCLSKFPSISKEGPISSLNNRAGSLKSSSSLDNISFSDEEPGNMQRFQRSRITSRWENIDEDDD, from the coding sequence ATGGCGTCAATCGAGTTGAGCGATAAGCAAAGGGATCGTCTCGGTCTGGAAGCGTCGGCTTCTTTGCTCAGAGACATCCTTATTGGAAACACATCCAAGATCCCCATTGATATGGAGCGCCAACGGCACAGCCTTCACGGAGTCCCAGAGCATTGGTATCACAACCTTCCCGAGAAAAGCCGCGAGTATTCCGAGCCCTACTCCGAAAACGAATGTGACAAATCCCTTCCCGAGCACTCCCACTATTGTGATGGGTATATCCATGTAGGCAAGGATTTCATGGagaagagacagagagaacgAGGGACCCTAGACGACGTAAAAGGTCCATCAAATCGCCAACAGTTCCTTAGTATTCCGCCTCTGTCCTTCTCCACGCCTCCACCCAAACGCAAGGGTCAATCTGGAGGAGGTGGCGCCCCTTATTACGTCGGAGATACCATTGGCCATGGCGGAGCCAAGTGCGGGAGGCGAGATGAAAGGGGTGATTTGTCCCTGTCACCCGTTCGAAATGGCACCAATGCCTCGTCTAAGGCAGCTAATTTTCCGCCTGGTTTGGCGCCAAATGCTGGGCGAGAGCTTGTTGTTGGTCTAGGGAGACCCGACAGTGTGACCAATAACAGcaacaataatgataataacaatGGCGGCAGCGGACCAGCAAAGGGTTCAAAGACATTCTTCCATGTTGGCGGGCCCATTCCAAGGCAACACCCTTGTTGCCAGTGTGAGTGTCATTCATCAAGTGAGCATCATCGTTCAAATCACAAGCATCGGATCTTGAGGCGACGCTCCACATCTCGACAAGGTCGTTCTTCCAGTGCGGCCGCTTTGGTAACGTCCAAAAAGAGCGCTGAAGATGCTGGGGATGCAAACTTGACAGGGCTCCAACGCCCCGGAATGCCAACCACTTCACATGAGGCTTCAAACTCCGCAGCGCAACGCAGGAGCGTGTCTGCGAGTAATGGCGCAACAGCGCCCACCAATAACCATCTTAATCCCTATTACGATCACAACcatcaccactaccaccaccaccaccaccaccatcatcatccaacGGTGGCCCAGAAAGATGGTCAGTTCTCGAAGACAAGTCGAAGTGGAGGTGAGCAGGCAAAAGTGCCTGAACTTCAATCTCTGCAGCTTGTGGATCCAAAACTGGATTCACACGGGCAGAACAACGAAAACAATTCGAAATTAGACAAGATTGTGCCAGAACATCAGGCGTGTCTGAATCGACATTTGGGAGAGTCCAGTTTGGATGGGGAAAGCCCGGGCAAATATGAGGCAGTGAAGCGACGAAACAAAGTCGGGCGTAGTCCCACTCAGAAGTTACTCAATCGTAGTGCCATGGTTTTGGATAACCCCCGATCCCCGGTGTGGAATGGGGTGAGTGGTGTGCCGGGTCTGGGCGTGTCTATTCCCCAAAGACCAAGGTCTGCGTGTGAATTTGATCAGGAAGTGGAGTGGTACAGTGCTccggccaaatttgaattgctcAATGCGGCGAGGAAGTTTGCCGAGAAGGCGGTGAAtaagaccaagaagaagacctCACTCACCACGGATACAAATTCCCTTAACCCCCATGAATCGTCGAGTGCTTCCCATCCGCCCAATTGGGCGCCACACTCATTGCAATCGATTTCCCATCTCAAACTCGGACTGCCCAGAATCAAGAGTTCTGGCGAGAGTTCCAGAAGCTCCGATGGAAGTCAGACCTATTATGGCGGAAGCCATGAGCCGCCACCTGCCCACAAACCCAATCCcagtgcaaatttgaaatcgaaaaagGCCTCCTTCAGGGCACCGTCCAATGAGACTGGGCTTCGAGACAAAAAGCACCCTCCCTCCAGTCACTTGTCATCCCATCGGCCTCTCCATCATTCGGTGTCACAAGCCGTGCAGAAGTCCCAGCATCCCTCACTTAATTACACCAAGTCATTAGCAGTTCCGGCATCCGAAGTCCATGGAGAAAGACGCCACAAGCAGGTGCCACCTCACGTCCCCCTGAAGAGAActcaacaaagaaaaaccGTTCATCGGGACCACTTTGAGGGCGATGATCAAAGGGCACGCCCTCTCTCCCAATCAAACTTGGAGAGGCTCAACGAGCACAAGCGTTTGAGCTTGAACAACCGACAACATTCGAGTGACGTGGGTTTCATGCAATCCGAGCCGTACAATCCGATATCGTTGCCTCTGTACGGGAATGAGATCCCGCGGGCTCCAATTCCGATCCCGGTGTCTAGAAACAACTCCAGctcatcctcatcgtcatcctcttctacgtcttcatcctcatcagaagatgaagaaggcTCTTCTATTGTGCATTATGAAGTGTTAGAAGGTCGTGGTGGCAAAATCAGTGCAGACCATGAGTCTCTGGAGAGCCTAGAGAAGCCGCATTTCGTGATCAGTGATCCTAGACGCCCGTCAATGCTCAGTCACCCATCAGCTAATGCTAATCATGAACGGTCCCCGGTTATGGATTCATCTTTCGGAAGTGGTGGAGGTCACGATAGTACTTTTGATTCGGTCGAACTACCCCCACTTTTAGCTCGGTCTGCTCAGCATTACAAGGTACTTAATGACCGAGATGGTGACTATTCATACGCCTATGACTGCAGTCTTTCACCAGCCTTCCTTATTCGGTACAATGAAGATCGGGCGCCAAGTCGGCGCAATAGTGACGGTGAGAATATATATGAAGAGATCCTCGAAGTGAAGAAGTTGATTGCGGACCAGTTCTCGAAGAAAAGAGTCGAGAGTGACGAGAAGTTGTCCGGGGGTTCGGCCTCCTCCACCAAGTCATCTGTCAATGCGGATAGCGGGGTCGGCTTAAACCCCCGTAAATTTAGTAACGACACCTTAGATTTTGGGCCCAGAAATAACTCGGGTCGACGACATATCTCTCGTTACTCCCACGATTCTTCAGACTCGTTTGGAGTGTCGGACTCGTCAGATGATAATCCTCTGAAATCCATGGAATCAGTGGACCATCATGCATGGATGAAGCCGTCCAATCACCATCCCTTGATTCAATCCACGTCGCGGAGTTTTCCCACAAGAAATCGAAGTCAAGAGGCTCTCCACCGCCAACGCCAATCCCTAGTCCATGGGAGCCCCAGTCCCAATGGTGACAAGGATTCAGGGATCCAAGACATCGAAGCCCAGGACAAGAAGAGTTCCATCTCCAAGATCAAAGGACTCAAGTTCGGATTTGGCCAGACTCGATCCAAGACGTCCATCAACCTATTGGGTCCGGCTCACTCACGATTAGCAATGTCCAAGCGATCCGAATCGATTGACAACCGAATCCAGGACCTGAAAAATGAGGGTGTCAATGCAACCAACAAGAACAGTTTCATCAAGCGATGCCTCTCGAAATTCCCGTCCATTTCGAAGGAGGGACCCATCTCATCATTGAATAACAGGGCAGGCTCATTAAAAAGCAGCTCGTCCTTGGACAATATCTCATTTTCTGACGAAGAACCCGGGAACATGCAACGCTTTCAGCGGAGTCGAATCACCTCACGATGGGAAAACatcgatgaagatgatgactaG
- the LOC131881867 gene encoding uncharacterized protein LOC131881867: protein MNKLIGLIAILLSLSVSLAARPGLKPFRPFRPIYSCESCGCWEKCFRRSWNPSLADEYTQLYRYVQQIREGKILNGARSTALLADLTQPNFQSFQLQKNLIKLAAFGLNAGRYCHPTTLVSTVPWGSFSWFPTINNGVCPSACRLSQIVDNLPYYGPFGIDSLASSCSLANFIMSVNPFQCPFSLNRYAVAFANSYQNFVNPWCSNLFTLRAAVEISTPSTGFSSSPRLIDPISYSSSILQASQSVVNCIRKTCCSKFHWWRKPANVSVKETRPNLQNELTNVTRKSVESIGDLPDGTTFYVDATDPTKVKETKENLKQFLKNKEKDDPCAVASSANPICDEELCQEPGYVKACPLNCQVCNQNSAEQK from the exons ATGAATAAGCTCATCGGTTTGATCGCCATCCTCCTCAGCCTCTCCGTGAGTCTCGCAGCTCGCCCTGGGCTTAAACCGTTTAGACCTTTTAGACCAATCTACTCATGCGAAAGCTGCGGATGTTGGGAGAAGTGCTTCAGAAGATCTTGGAATCCCTCCTTGGCAGATGAATATACCCAGCTTTACCGATACGTCCAACAGATTCGAGAGGGGAAGATTCTGAACGGGGCTCGGAGCACCGCTCTCTTGGCAGACCTGACGCAGCCCAATTTTCAGTCTTTTCAGCTTCAGAAGAACCTGATTAAGCTTGCGGCTTTTGGCCTGAATGCCGGTCGATATTGTCACCCAACCACTCTTGTTAGTACAGTTCCGTGGGGATCTTTCAGCTG GTTCCCCACAATTAACAATGGTGTCTGTCCCTCGGCCTGTCGACTGTCCCAGATCGTCGATAACTTGCCATATTATGGACCATTTGGCATTGATTCGTTGGCCTCCTCTTGCTCTTTGGCGAATTTTATCATGAGCGTGAACCCCTTCCAATGTCCTTTCTCCCTTAATCGTTATGCCGTGGCTTTTGCCAATAGCTATCAAAACTTTGTGAACCCGTGGTGTTCCAATTTGTTCACCCTGCGGGCAGCTGTTGAAATCTCCACTCCGTCCACAGGATTCTCAAGTTCCCCACGGCTCATCGACCCT ATCTCCTATTCATCTTCTATTTTACAAGCTTCACAATCTGTGGTTAATTGCATCCGCAAAACTTGTTGCTCAAAGTTTCATTGGTGGAGAAAACCTGCCAATGTGTCTGTCAAAGAAACTCGCCCCAATCTTCAAAATGAGTTAACAAATGTTACTCGTAAATCTGTGGAATCTATCGGAGATCTGCCAGACGGGACCACTTTTTACGTTGACGCAACGGACCCAACGAAAGTTAAGGAGACCAAGGAAAACTTGAAGCAATTCCTcaagaacaaggaaaaag ACGATCCTTGTGCAGTGGCATCAAGCGCCAACCCAATATGTGACGAGGAATTGTGCCAAGAACCTGGATATGTGAAGGCTTGCCCTCTGAATTGTCAAGTGTGCAATCAGAACAGTGCTGAACAAAAATAa
- the LOC131881749 gene encoding uncharacterized protein LOC131881749: MGDHGYAGLSKPTKPGLSSAPTGMLKEEVLDELEKRLVHDETVHIQPPRKPTAIEIELDMTKPMWRETLGEENQGANEDQLKTLLDLKLEQARQMIPVRWKAEKKFKDDCQMIDQIQANFEQVLNSLQAKESTDPSARIEEHQAKRLIKDWETCRLPQLEANFKDATRVWYKPHRDPLTTTYSTIMNRFANLMARFEYETSIRPALNGSTVDHSTQDWMTKTISVTHPEQPKMEQFRVQDKIKPFEGDLGDPEVMAKFSQWKCDWAALVKEMESLPGFNKISLFEKLKKALSERAFRLVYRYPTKREDSYDKAMQELKNKFENPLNIAAHLIKRGLTPRRTKADQLESVKASLNALQRVKNIFETENVDMYTFALTCTFTRSMTPSMEESWDKFRIQEMHHYHEKRDLGVKAGEFLPEWKFGLVDNYEKFNAWLEKQEAQLKKDDIERRSDQLSSLCRESTNQEEIETPKVDFFCFLCGPKNSNHHLTRCPVGLDMSLKDWVRVCRNVSYCYKCARPLEGNHHQCHMTCRICMGRSKEVDHHVLMCPLNLYRTSPLVQDHDNHRRDRVGSRPDPRKTSTRSSSRASRESPVDKRSRSARRGTFENSTSEEDSHSRTRARSPLSSGRYQRH, translated from the coding sequence ATGGGAGATCATGGTTATGCTGGCCTCTCTAAACCCACGAAGCCAGGCCTCTCATCGGCACCGACTGGAATGCTCAAGGAGGAGGTTCTCGATGAGCTGGAAAAGCGTCTCGTTCATGATGAAACCGTGCACATTCAACCTCCGAGGAAGCCGACAGCCATTGAGATTGAGCTCGATATGACCAAACCCATGTGGCGCGAGACTCTTGGTGAGGAGAACCAAGGGGCCAATGAGGATCAACTAAAGACTTTGCTTGACCTCAAATTGGAGCAAGCCCGACAAATGATTCCAGTGCGATGGAAGGCAGAGAAAAAATTCAAGGATGACTGTCAAATGATTGACCAAATTCAAGCCAACTTCGAACAGGTTTTGAATAGCCTTCAGGCCAAGGAGTCGACTGACCCTTCCGCCCGAATAGAGGAACATCAAGCCAAGCGGCTTATCAAGGACTGGGAGACGTGCAGACTTCCGCAGCTCGAGGCCAACTTTAAGGATGCCACCCGAGTATGGTACAAACCCCACCGTGACCCTCTCACGACCACCTACTCGACCATCATGAACAGGTTTGCGAACTTGATGGCCCGATTTGAATACGAGACCTCTATCCGACCAGCCCTGAATGGATCTACCGTGGACCATTCCACCCAGGATTGGATGACTAAAACCATTTCAGTGACCCACCCAGAgcaacccaaaatggaacagttTCGTGTCCAGGATAAGATCAAGCCGTTTGAAGGGGATCTGGGGGATCCCGAAGTTATGGCCAAGTTCTCCCAATGGAAGTGCGATTGGGCAGCCTTGGTCAAGGAGATGGAATCCTTGCCCGGATTCAACAAGATATCTCTGTTTGAAAAGCTCAAGAAAGCCCTTTCCGAACGGGCTTTCAGATTAGTGTATCGCTATCCCACCAAGAGAGAAGATTCTTATGACAAAGCCATGCAAGAATTGAAGAACAAGTTTGAGAACCCTTTAAACATCGCTGCTCACCTCATTAAGCGCGGACTCACCCCAAGGAGGACCAAAGCTGACCAATTGGAGTCTGTCAAAGCGTCCTTAAATGCATTGCAACGCgtgaaaaacatatttgagaCAGAAAACGTGGACATGTACACGTTTGCGCTGACATGCACCTTTACCCGGTCCATGACTCCTTCCATGGAGGAGAGTTGGGACAAATTCAGGATCCAAGAAATGCACCACTACCACGAAAAACGCGACCTTGGTGTCAAGGCCGGGGAATTCCTTCCGGAATGGAAATTTGGCCTGGTTGACAACTATGAGAAGTTCAATGCTTGGCTCGAAAAACAAGAGGCTCAACTCAAAAAGGATGACATCGAGCGCCGAAGTGACCAGCTATCATCGCTTTGCCGGGAATCGACCAATCAAGAAGAGATAGAGACACCGaaggtggattttttttgctttctatGTGGACCCAAAAACTCGAACCACCATCTGACCCGATGTCCCGTTGGTTTGGACATGTCCTTGAAAGATTGGGTACGTGTCTGTCGGAACGTCTCCTATTGCTACAAATGTGCCCGACCCTTGGAAGGGAACCATCATCAGTGCCACATGACATGCCGAATTTGCATGGGCAGAAGCAAAGAGGTGGATCACCACGTGCTTATGTGTCCCCTAAACCTTTATCGGACCTCGCCTTTAGTTCAAGATCACGATAATCATCGCAGAGATCGTGTAGGTTCTCGCCCTGACCCCAGGAAAACTAGTACAAGATCCAGTTCCAGAGCATCCAGGGAATCTCCGGTGGATAAACGTTCCCGATCCGCACGACGTGGTACATTTGAAAACTCAACCAGTGAAGAAGATTCACATTCTcgcacaagagcaagaagtcCCTTGTCCTCGGGTCGATATCAAAGACATTGA